A genomic segment from Thermoplasmatales archaeon encodes:
- a CDS encoding 4Fe-4S dicluster domain-containing protein encodes MNGKLNFKYEDCVECGTCFVACAHDSVTWTNPKGAHGVKYKFG; translated from the coding sequence TTGAACGGTAAGCTAAATTTCAAGTATGAAGACTGCGTCGAGTGCGGGACCTGCTTTGTCGCATGTGCGCACGATAGCGTTACATGGACTAACCCGAAAGGCGCTCACGGGGTAAAATACAAATTTGGGTGA
- a CDS encoding electron transfer flavoprotein subunit beta/FixA family protein, with protein MALELVVITKIVPDGSEVFIDPVNLTLNRSLATNVLNPADENALELALQVKARYGGRITVLSMTPPFAIPYLEECVGRGADRAILLSDKAVAGSDTYPTSLAIAAGIRHIGKVDIVFAGEKTSDSSTGHVGPGVAEFLDAELASYVSSVEYDDGYVIATREFEEGTEVVKIPTPAVVTVLTNSNNPRKASLRRKIDAIRQGVIVWDLKEVGLPPYAVGLRNSPTIVKRMIPFPRRDRKAEKITIENIGKLVDVFEQNKLIKGGE; from the coding sequence ATGGCTCTTGAATTGGTTGTAATAACAAAAATAGTTCCGGATGGAAGTGAGGTCTTTATCGATCCTGTTAACCTCACGTTGAACAGATCGCTCGCAACGAATGTGCTAAATCCTGCCGACGAGAACGCGCTTGAGCTTGCGCTTCAGGTAAAGGCAAGATATGGTGGGAGAATCACGGTACTGTCTATGACACCTCCATTCGCTATACCGTATCTTGAGGAGTGCGTCGGTAGAGGTGCCGACAGGGCAATCCTGTTAAGTGATAAGGCGGTTGCTGGATCGGATACTTATCCAACTAGCCTTGCGATTGCAGCCGGAATCAGGCATATCGGTAAAGTGGACATTGTTTTCGCGGGTGAAAAGACCTCGGATTCGAGCACAGGCCACGTCGGGCCAGGAGTTGCTGAATTTCTTGATGCTGAACTCGCCTCTTATGTAAGTTCCGTTGAATACGATGACGGTTACGTTATAGCTACAAGGGAGTTTGAGGAAGGAACTGAAGTTGTAAAGATACCTACACCTGCAGTTGTAACGGTTCTAACCAACTCAAATAATCCAAGGAAAGCGTCGCTCAGAAGGAAAATTGACGCGATAAGGCAGGGAGTAATAGTGTGGGATCTAAAGGAAGTTGGTCTCCCGCCATATGCCGTCGGCCTGAGAAATTCTCCAACCATCGTTAAGAGGATGATTCCTTTCCCGAGAAGGGACAGGAAAGCAGAGAAGATAACGATAGAAAACATAGGAAAACTTGTGGACGTTTTTGAGCAGAATAAACTGATAAAAGGCGGTGAGTGA
- a CDS encoding electron transfer flavoprotein subunit alpha/FixB family protein, whose translation MVELVKATPPEDISQWKDVMVYCETFQNKLTRAAQEMIGRGRSMADKTKTKLIGVVIGSDISDTAKEAGYYGCDRVIAFQSSAFDMYKSRPFTDNLTAAVKEAKPNILIVPGTHNGRDLAARTAIRVQSGLTADCMEIDVEEETGILIARRPDYGDSTMSEIRCEKHRPQMATSRPGTFEVPPRDDKRKFKVDLREVKVKKGQIKEEILSFKPRSGEDISTAKIVVAGGLGMGKPEGLRLVEELANELGGVVGVSRPIADIGWISRSHQVGQTGITVRPNLYIAAGISGKPQHTVGMANSKLIVSINTDPDAEMNKNADYVIVDDLYNVIPALIEEIKKRKGAENIEVTQKKKKKA comes from the coding sequence ATGGTTGAACTGGTTAAGGCAACACCCCCCGAAGACATTTCTCAATGGAAGGACGTAATGGTTTACTGTGAAACTTTCCAAAATAAGCTTACAAGGGCTGCTCAGGAAATGATTGGCCGTGGGAGATCGATGGCCGATAAAACAAAGACCAAATTGATTGGAGTAGTTATTGGAAGCGACATAAGTGATACTGCAAAAGAAGCGGGTTATTATGGATGTGACCGAGTGATTGCTTTTCAATCAAGTGCTTTTGATATGTATAAGTCCCGGCCATTTACGGATAACCTCACAGCGGCGGTGAAAGAGGCAAAGCCAAATATCCTTATAGTTCCGGGAACACACAATGGTCGTGACCTGGCTGCCAGGACAGCAATAAGGGTCCAGAGTGGTCTGACTGCGGACTGCATGGAGATAGATGTTGAAGAGGAGACAGGTATACTTATAGCAAGGAGGCCGGATTATGGCGACAGCACCATGTCAGAGATTAGGTGTGAAAAGCACAGGCCGCAGATGGCAACCTCACGCCCTGGCACATTCGAGGTTCCCCCGAGGGATGATAAAAGAAAATTCAAGGTTGATCTCAGAGAAGTAAAGGTTAAAAAGGGCCAGATCAAGGAGGAGATACTCTCGTTCAAACCTCGTAGCGGAGAAGATATATCGACAGCGAAGATCGTTGTGGCAGGCGGCCTTGGAATGGGCAAGCCTGAAGGCCTCAGGCTCGTGGAAGAACTTGCCAATGAACTCGGAGGGGTTGTTGGCGTTTCCAGGCCCATTGCCGATATTGGATGGATCTCCAGGAGCCACCAGGTTGGACAAACGGGCATTACTGTGAGACCAAATCTGTACATTGCTGCAGGCATATCTGGAAAGCCACAGCACACAGTAGGAATGGCAAACAGCAAACTGATCGTATCGATTAATACGGACCCTGATGCTGAAATGAACAAAAACGCAGACTATGTGATTGTCGACGACTTATACAACGTGATTCCGGCACTCATAGAAGAGATCAAAAAAAGAAAAGGTGCTGAGAACATAGAAGTAACCCAGAAGAAAAAGAAGAAGGCGTAA
- a CDS encoding threonine--tRNA ligase has translation MKISFVAGESFGDLLKKNGVKGAIAVLVNGTARDLSAVAAGDETIEPVFLESPDGLKILRHSAAHLLAQAVMELYPDAKLNAGPATDDGFYYDIEMPPPTEEDLARIEGRMHKLSDANYPIIRKEMTREELISRFSGNRYKIDKVIANVPAGSKSTVYIQGNFGDFCLGPHVPSTGYIKYFRLLNVASTNYKGDEKETRLVRIYGTVFTKEKDLKAFLQNREEAAKRDHRKIGKEMDLFTFDTDVALGFPFYPPNGVIVRNELMTFMKGLNSEFGWEEVATPHVYRDILWKRSGHYAKYRSNMFVFTLDDGDSYGIKPMNCPGHIIIFQRSPKSYREMPVRYSEQATVYRYEKSGEVGGLTRPRMFTQDDGHAFLRLDQVLQEVKSILRMVSIVYSTIFGKIDMNYDLSIIDKEKPDDFLISYICSSCGTKIEARKASLSEELSCPNCGGKDFKPDFTHWDQATDQLKEALNDEGIVYGEKIGEAAFYGPKIDIHIKDALGRLWQVATIQIDFFMPINFGLFYVNQDGIQEKPVIVHRAIYGSYERFMAILIEHFAGKFPTWLSPLQAYVVPVSEKFDSYARNVASELSKEGIRAKIDLGSETLNKKLKMIRSMRPSYILVVGEREEKENTISVRNRKGEQKVMPVSGFISAVLKEINEKNPVQTI, from the coding sequence ATGAAAATTTCCTTTGTCGCAGGTGAGTCTTTCGGAGATCTATTAAAGAAGAATGGTGTAAAAGGCGCTATTGCGGTGCTTGTAAATGGAACGGCTCGAGATCTAAGCGCAGTTGCTGCAGGAGACGAGACAATTGAACCAGTATTCCTTGAATCTCCGGATGGCCTTAAAATACTGAGGCATTCTGCCGCCCATCTTCTTGCGCAGGCAGTTATGGAACTCTATCCAGATGCTAAGTTGAATGCAGGCCCTGCAACTGATGATGGCTTTTACTATGACATAGAGATGCCTCCGCCGACAGAAGAGGATCTTGCAAGGATAGAAGGGAGGATGCACAAGCTCTCTGATGCAAATTACCCGATAATCAGAAAAGAGATGACAAGGGAAGAGCTGATCTCCCGTTTCTCTGGAAACCGCTACAAGATCGACAAAGTCATTGCGAATGTTCCAGCGGGTTCAAAATCGACCGTTTATATCCAGGGTAACTTTGGAGATTTCTGTCTGGGTCCACATGTTCCTTCTACCGGGTACATAAAGTACTTCAGGCTCCTTAACGTCGCGAGTACCAATTATAAAGGTGACGAGAAGGAGACCAGGCTTGTAAGGATATACGGCACGGTTTTTACGAAGGAGAAGGACCTGAAGGCGTTTCTTCAGAACAGGGAAGAAGCTGCAAAAAGGGATCACAGGAAAATTGGCAAAGAAATGGATCTTTTCACGTTCGACACCGACGTTGCCCTGGGCTTTCCATTCTACCCCCCTAATGGGGTTATAGTGAGAAACGAGCTCATGACTTTCATGAAGGGTCTCAATTCAGAATTTGGTTGGGAGGAGGTAGCGACTCCGCATGTATACCGGGACATACTCTGGAAAAGATCCGGGCATTATGCCAAATACAGATCGAACATGTTCGTATTCACGCTCGATGATGGTGATTCTTACGGTATCAAACCCATGAACTGCCCTGGGCACATAATAATATTCCAGAGAAGCCCAAAGAGTTACAGGGAAATGCCCGTGAGATACAGTGAACAGGCTACCGTATACAGGTATGAAAAATCCGGAGAAGTTGGTGGACTGACGCGGCCGAGGATGTTCACGCAGGATGACGGACACGCATTTCTGAGACTTGACCAGGTTTTACAGGAAGTAAAATCGATACTCAGAATGGTGAGCATAGTCTACAGCACGATATTTGGAAAAATTGACATGAACTATGATCTGAGCATCATAGACAAGGAGAAACCTGATGATTTCCTGATCTCTTATATTTGCTCTAGCTGTGGAACAAAGATTGAGGCAAGAAAAGCTTCTCTTTCCGAGGAGCTTTCATGCCCAAATTGCGGCGGCAAGGATTTCAAGCCGGATTTCACTCACTGGGATCAAGCTACCGATCAGCTCAAGGAGGCATTAAACGATGAAGGAATTGTCTACGGAGAAAAGATTGGCGAGGCAGCGTTCTACGGGCCAAAGATAGACATTCACATAAAGGACGCTCTTGGGCGGCTGTGGCAGGTGGCGACAATACAGATAGACTTCTTTATGCCAATAAATTTCGGTTTGTTTTATGTTAACCAGGACGGTATACAGGAGAAGCCCGTGATCGTTCATAGAGCCATATATGGGTCGTACGAACGTTTCATGGCGATCCTGATAGAACATTTTGCTGGCAAGTTTCCTACGTGGTTGAGTCCTCTTCAAGCTTACGTTGTTCCAGTTAGCGAGAAGTTCGATTCTTATGCCAGGAATGTTGCATCCGAACTTTCCAAGGAAGGGATAAGGGCAAAGATTGATCTCGGATCGGAAACGCTCAACAAGAAACTGAAGATGATCAGATCAATGAGGCCTTCTTATATACTCGTTGTAGGCGAAAGGGAAGAGAAGGAAAACACTATTTCCGTGAGGAATCGCAAAGGCGAACAGAAAGTTATGCCCGTGAGCGGATTTATTAGTGCGGTTCTAAAAGAGATCAATGAAAAGAACCCCGTTCAAACTATATGA
- the hutH gene encoding histidine ammonia-lyase: MTVTIDGSSLTIEKTVSVAKGFEKVSLSPTAEENIERSHKSLMDLIQSGKMVYGVNTGFGSLLNVKIPRENEKDLQANLIRSHSAGVGDRLESEYVRAMMLIRANSLSIGYSGVRKELITLLIKMLNKKILPVVPQFGSVGASGDLAPLAHIALAMMGEGEVYDNGTIRPSIEVFEREGIPPYSFAEKEGVAFINGTTAISAILSLELAKSFQLLHTSLNSAALSFEALRGTDKAFTAWAVETRRHNGQKAIAAQFRNIISGSENVMASSKTKIQDAYSLRCIPQVYGAVLDTLNYVNTVVQDEINSVTDNPLIKGDDYVSVGNFHGEPVAFGCDFVSIALTDLGNIIERRIARMVDSNLSGLPPFLVENSGYNSGYMIPQYVAASLCNMNKVLSYPSSADSIPTSANQEDHVSMGMNSALKLIQVNKNLERIIAIEFLLGSQGTEFLDLPIAPKVQAVKEVIRSEVPKLTGDRPSYNDINKIIDLIESRKLTPLREEKEGQ, translated from the coding sequence ATGACAGTTACCATTGATGGCTCTTCGCTGACAATTGAAAAAACAGTATCCGTTGCCAAAGGTTTTGAAAAGGTTTCACTCTCTCCGACTGCGGAGGAAAATATTGAACGATCACATAAGTCGCTGATGGATCTAATTCAATCGGGAAAAATGGTGTATGGAGTAAACACCGGTTTTGGAAGCCTCCTTAATGTAAAGATTCCAAGGGAGAACGAGAAAGATCTGCAGGCAAATCTCATAAGAAGCCATTCAGCTGGTGTAGGAGATCGACTGGAGTCTGAATACGTAAGAGCAATGATGCTCATTCGCGCCAATTCTCTGAGTATTGGTTACTCTGGCGTAAGGAAGGAGCTGATAACACTTCTAATCAAGATGCTTAACAAGAAAATCCTGCCCGTTGTTCCACAGTTCGGATCAGTTGGCGCGAGCGGTGACTTGGCACCTCTCGCACACATAGCCCTTGCAATGATGGGCGAAGGCGAAGTTTATGACAACGGCACAATCAGACCATCAATTGAAGTTTTTGAGCGTGAAGGTATACCGCCATATAGTTTTGCAGAGAAAGAGGGCGTGGCGTTCATAAACGGTACAACTGCAATAAGCGCAATACTCTCACTGGAACTGGCAAAGAGCTTCCAGCTATTGCATACCTCCCTTAATTCTGCCGCATTAAGTTTCGAAGCTCTCAGGGGCACGGACAAGGCGTTCACGGCATGGGCGGTTGAAACAAGGAGGCATAACGGGCAGAAGGCGATTGCAGCTCAATTCAGGAATATAATATCCGGCAGTGAAAATGTTATGGCTTCTTCAAAAACGAAAATACAGGACGCCTATTCCCTGAGGTGTATTCCCCAGGTCTATGGCGCTGTGCTTGACACACTGAATTATGTTAATACCGTTGTGCAGGATGAGATAAATTCGGTTACCGATAACCCACTCATAAAAGGGGACGACTACGTTTCCGTAGGTAATTTTCACGGAGAGCCGGTAGCCTTTGGCTGCGATTTTGTGTCCATCGCGCTCACGGATCTCGGGAATATCATTGAACGCAGAATAGCGAGAATGGTGGATTCCAACTTAAGTGGCCTCCCGCCGTTTCTTGTTGAGAATAGCGGATATAACTCAGGATACATGATCCCTCAGTACGTTGCAGCGTCTCTTTGCAATATGAACAAAGTTTTATCTTATCCTTCATCAGCAGATAGTATTCCCACATCTGCGAACCAGGAGGATCATGTGAGCATGGGCATGAATTCCGCATTAAAGCTGATACAGGTGAACAAAAACCTGGAGAGGATTATCGCCATAGAGTTTCTCCTAGGGTCGCAGGGTACGGAATTCCTTGATCTTCCCATAGCTCCGAAAGTCCAGGCAGTAAAGGAGGTCATTCGTTCGGAAGTTCCTAAATTGACAGGTGACAGGCCAAGCTACAATGATATCAACAAGATAATCGATCTTATAGAATCCAGAAAACTCACACCGTTACGGGAAGAAAAAGAAGGTCAATGA
- a CDS encoding DUF302 domain-containing protein gives MYKFERKVELSADKCFAKISSSLKEDGFVLLSYVDMQEILKKSFSETFPPYYILEVCKPSAAKEMVGINSEYGLFLPCKIVLSEDQSGTKIMMARVSQQSKDYLGADESVAKKYEEELISIINKI, from the coding sequence ATGTACAAATTTGAACGGAAAGTTGAACTATCGGCAGACAAATGCTTTGCAAAAATATCCTCTTCTCTGAAAGAGGATGGATTCGTTTTGCTTTCATATGTTGACATGCAGGAGATACTCAAGAAGAGTTTTTCAGAGACTTTTCCTCCATATTACATACTTGAGGTTTGCAAACCATCAGCAGCTAAAGAAATGGTTGGAATTAACAGTGAATACGGACTCTTCCTCCCTTGCAAGATTGTTCTTTCTGAGGATCAGTCAGGAACAAAAATTATGATGGCTCGTGTATCGCAGCAGTCAAAAGACTACCTGGGTGCAGATGAATCGGTAGCAAAGAAGTATGAAGAAGAACTTATATCAATCATAAACAAGATTTGA
- a CDS encoding carboxymuconolactone decarboxylase family protein, protein MSSAELLRQVMDTMGYTGEKAPATFESFQNFNKTVMSAGNLDNKTKELIAIALSLASTCEWCITYHVKMALDSGATEEEIIEASFVAVLMAGAPALMHMQILKDAIESFGK, encoded by the coding sequence ATGTCTTCGGCAGAATTATTAAGGCAAGTAATGGATACGATGGGGTATACAGGTGAGAAAGCTCCCGCTACTTTTGAGTCCTTTCAAAATTTCAACAAAACGGTAATGTCTGCAGGGAATTTGGACAATAAGACAAAGGAACTTATTGCAATTGCCCTGTCACTAGCAAGTACCTGTGAATGGTGCATAACCTACCATGTGAAAATGGCCCTAGACAGCGGAGCCACGGAAGAAGAGATAATTGAGGCATCGTTTGTAGCGGTTCTCATGGCGGGAGCACCAGCATTGATGCACATGCAGATTCTCAAAGATGCGATTGAATCTTTTGGGAAATGA
- a CDS encoding site-specific DNA-methyltransferase, whose translation MQRTNIATMLGKITKGNAVDILSRFPDNSVDLIFADPPYNLQLEDELWRPNQTRVNAVNDSWDKFGSFEEYDDFTIKWLTECKRILKDSGGIWVIGTYHNIFRLGKVIQDLGFWIINDVVWIKTNPMPNFKGTRFTNAHETLIFSVKNKHSKYTFHYKSMKAYNDDLQMRSDWTIPICSGRERLRIDGERAHSTQKPEELMRRVILSTSNPGDVILDPFMGSGTTGVVAKMLGRKFIGIEMEEKYISVAMDRISKTVPVADEYLSYPLEVRKPRIPFGDLVASGLIRDGETLYSESREFQATVLANGTVVSGNIQGSIHSVSARVLGKPAYNGWKFWYVLRDQNMVSIDDLRNEIIKKCCTEYKER comes from the coding sequence ATGCAACGTACGAATATCGCGACAATGTTGGGAAAGATAACAAAGGGAAATGCTGTTGACATTCTCTCAAGGTTTCCGGATAATTCAGTGGACCTAATTTTTGCGGATCCACCATATAACCTGCAGTTAGAGGACGAACTGTGGAGACCAAACCAGACGCGCGTAAATGCAGTAAACGACAGTTGGGATAAATTTGGAAGTTTTGAGGAGTACGATGACTTTACTATCAAGTGGCTGACTGAATGCAAGAGGATTCTTAAGGACTCTGGAGGCATCTGGGTCATAGGCACATACCACAATATTTTCAGACTCGGAAAGGTGATCCAGGACCTTGGTTTCTGGATAATAAACGACGTGGTCTGGATTAAGACGAATCCTATGCCAAATTTCAAGGGAACGAGATTCACAAATGCACATGAAACCCTGATTTTTTCGGTGAAAAATAAACACTCAAAATACACGTTTCATTACAAATCCATGAAAGCCTATAACGATGATCTTCAAATGCGAAGCGACTGGACGATCCCGATATGCAGCGGAAGAGAAAGACTAAGAATTGACGGTGAACGAGCTCATTCAACACAAAAGCCTGAAGAACTCATGAGACGGGTAATTCTTTCAACATCCAATCCAGGCGACGTAATTCTGGATCCGTTCATGGGAAGCGGAACTACAGGTGTAGTTGCAAAGATGCTTGGAAGAAAATTCATTGGCATAGAAATGGAAGAAAAGTATATCTCAGTGGCCATGGATCGCATATCCAAAACGGTGCCTGTCGCAGATGAATATCTCTCTTATCCCCTGGAAGTCAGGAAACCGAGGATCCCTTTTGGTGACCTTGTCGCTTCGGGGTTGATTAGGGATGGCGAGACCTTATACTCAGAATCGAGGGAATTTCAGGCTACGGTGCTAGCAAATGGAACTGTGGTTTCCGGAAATATTCAAGGATCTATACATTCAGTCAGTGCTAGGGTCCTTGGAAAGCCTGCATACAATGGATGGAAGTTCTGGTACGTCCTCAGAGATCAAAATATGGTAAGCATAGATGACCTGAGAAACGAAATAATAAAAAAGTGCTGCACGGAATATAAGGAGCGTTGA